From a single Nostoc sp. MS1 genomic region:
- a CDS encoding ATP-grasp domain-containing protein: MAQSLSLSSSSATQSIPWQTRVAAILQNIGTLALLLLALPINATIVFISWLIFRPKSVKAANPQNILISGGKMTKALQLARSFHAAGHRVVLLETHKYWLTGHRFSRSVDKFYTVPAPQENPQAYIQALVDIVKRENIDIYVPVTSPVGSYYDSLAKPELSRYCEVFHFDADITQMLDDKFALVEKARSLGLSIPKSFKITSPEQVINFDFSGESRKYILKSIPYDSVRRLDLTKLPCATPEETAAFVRSLPISPEKPWIMQEFIPGKEFCTHSTVRDGELRLHCCCESSAFQVNYENVDNPQIQEWVQRFVKELKLTGQISFDFIQAEDGTVYAIECNPRTHSAITTFYDHPQVAEAYLSKQATTETLQPLATSKPTYWTYHEVWRLTGIRSFSQLGRWLGNIWRGTDAIYQPDDPFPFLMVHHWQIPLLLLNNLRRLKGWTRIDFNIGKLVELGGD, from the coding sequence ATGGCACAATCCCTTTCTCTTTCTTCTTCATCTGCTACACAGTCTATTCCTTGGCAGACAAGAGTGGCGGCAATTTTACAAAATATTGGTACTTTAGCTTTGCTGTTATTAGCATTGCCAATTAATGCCACTATTGTTTTTATTTCCTGGCTCATTTTTCGACCGAAATCAGTCAAAGCAGCAAATCCGCAAAACATTCTTATCAGTGGTGGGAAAATGACCAAGGCTTTACAATTAGCTAGGTCATTTCATGCGGCTGGACACAGAGTTGTCTTGTTGGAAACTCATAAATACTGGTTAACTGGTCATCGTTTTTCCAGGTCGGTAGATAAGTTTTATACAGTTCCCGCACCACAGGAAAATCCCCAAGCTTATATCCAGGCTTTGGTAGATATTGTCAAACGAGAAAATATTGATATTTACGTTCCTGTCACCAGTCCGGTGGGTAGCTATTATGACTCATTAGCTAAACCGGAATTATCGCGTTATTGCGAAGTGTTTCACTTTGACGCAGATATTACCCAAATGTTGGATGATAAATTTGCATTGGTAGAGAAAGCGCGATCGCTTGGTTTATCAATACCCAAATCCTTTAAAATTACCTCGCCAGAACAAGTTATTAACTTTGACTTTTCCGGTGAGTCTCGTAAATACATCCTCAAAAGCATACCCTACGACTCAGTGCGGCGGTTAGACTTAACCAAACTTCCCTGTGCAACTCCAGAGGAAACAGCAGCATTCGTAAGAAGTTTGCCAATTAGTCCTGAAAAACCGTGGATTATGCAGGAATTTATTCCCGGTAAAGAATTTTGCACCCACAGCACAGTCCGGGATGGGGAATTAAGGCTGCATTGCTGTTGTGAATCTTCAGCGTTTCAAGTCAACTATGAGAATGTAGACAACCCGCAAATTCAGGAATGGGTACAGCGTTTTGTCAAGGAACTCAAGCTGACAGGACAGATTTCCTTTGACTTCATCCAAGCAGAGGACGGGACAGTTTACGCCATTGAGTGTAACCCCCGCACCCACTCAGCGATTACTACATTTTACGACCATCCCCAGGTAGCAGAGGCATACCTGAGTAAGCAAGCGACAACGGAAACCTTACAGCCATTAGCGACAAGTAAGCCTACTTATTGGACTTATCACGAAGTTTGGCGTTTGACGGGGATTCGTTCTTTTAGCCAGTTGGGAAGATGGTTAGGTAATATTTGGCGGGGGACTGATGCGATTTATCAGCCGGATGATCCTTTCCCGTTTTTGATGGTACATCATTGGCAAATTCCTCTACTGCTGTTGAATAATTTGCGTCGGTTGAAGGGGTGGACGCGGATAGATTTCAACATCGGTAAGCTAGTGGAATTAGGAGGAGATTAG
- a CDS encoding O-methyltransferase has translation MTNVIVPTARPVTPLGILAKKLEAIVKEVKQLPDLPTELVAEINHAWRLAAGLDPYLEECTTPESAELTALAKITATEAWDTHFNGGTTVRPLEQEMLSGHIEGQTLKMFVHMTKAKRVLEIGMFTGYSALAMAEALPEDGVLVACEVDPYAAEIGQKAFQESPHGAKIRVELGGALETLDRLAQTGESFDLVFIDADKKEYVAYFHKLLDSGLLAANGFICVDNTLLQGEVYLPADERSVNGEAIAQFNRTVANDPRVEQVLLPLRDGLTIIRNS, from the coding sequence ATGACAAACGTAATTGTTCCGACAGCTAGGCCTGTTACACCACTGGGGATTTTAGCTAAGAAGTTAGAGGCTATTGTCAAAGAGGTTAAGCAACTTCCAGATTTACCTACGGAATTGGTCGCAGAGATTAATCATGCTTGGCGTTTAGCCGCAGGTTTAGACCCTTATTTGGAGGAATGTACCACTCCAGAGTCGGCTGAATTGACTGCGTTGGCGAAAATAACAGCCACAGAAGCTTGGGATACACACTTTAACGGTGGAACAACTGTCCGTCCTCTAGAACAGGAAATGCTTTCTGGTCATATAGAAGGACAAACCCTCAAGATGTTTGTTCACATGACCAAGGCTAAAAGAGTGTTGGAAATTGGGATGTTTACTGGTTATTCGGCGCTGGCGATGGCGGAAGCATTACCAGAGGATGGGGTTTTGGTGGCTTGTGAAGTTGACCCTTATGCGGCGGAGATTGGACAAAAGGCTTTCCAAGAATCTCCTCACGGTGCAAAGATTCGTGTAGAGTTGGGTGGAGCGTTAGAAACGTTAGATAGGTTAGCACAAACTGGGGAATCTTTTGACTTAGTTTTTATTGACGCAGACAAAAAAGAGTATGTAGCCTATTTTCATAAGTTGCTAGATAGTGGTTTGTTAGCAGCAAATGGGTTTATCTGCGTGGATAATACTTTATTGCAAGGAGAAGTTTATTTACCTGCTGATGAACGCAGTGTTAATGGTGAAGCGATCGCTCAATTTAATCGTACAGTAGCCAATGACCCCCGTGTAGAACAAGTATTATTGCCGTTAAGAGATGGATTGACAATAATTCGTAATTCTTGA
- a CDS encoding sedoheptulose 7-phosphate cyclase, translated as MSIVQAKFEANETSFHVEGYEKIEYDLVYVDGVFEIKNTELADIYKSFGRCLAIVDANVSQLYGKQIQQYFQYYGIELRLFPITITEPNKTIQTFEKVIDAFADFKLVRKEPVLVVGGGLITDVVGFACSTYRRSSNYIRIPTTLIGLIDASVAIKVAVNHRKLKNRLGAYHASRKVFLDFSLLRTLPTDQVRNGMAELVKIAVVAHQEVFELLEKYGEELLHTHFGNIDATPEIKEVAHRLTYKAIEKMLELEVPNLHELDLDRVIAYGHTWSPTLELAPRVPMFHGHAVNVDMALSATIAARRGYITIAERDRILGLMSRVGLSLDHPMLDEELLWRATESITLTRDGLLRAAMPKPIGSCFFVNDLTREELAAALADHKELCTKYPRGGEGVDVYPAYEKELIGSIS; from the coding sequence ATGAGTATCGTCCAAGCAAAGTTTGAAGCCAACGAAACATCTTTTCATGTAGAAGGATACGAAAAAATTGAGTATGATTTGGTGTATGTAGATGGTGTTTTTGAAATCAAAAATACTGAACTAGCAGACATATATAAAAGTTTTGGACGATGCTTGGCGATTGTTGATGCTAACGTGAGTCAGTTGTATGGTAAGCAAATTCAACAGTATTTTCAGTATTACGGTATTGAACTAAGATTATTTCCCATCACTATCACCGAACCAAATAAGACCATTCAAACCTTTGAGAAGGTTATAGATGCCTTCGCTGATTTTAAATTAGTTCGTAAAGAGCCAGTATTAGTAGTAGGTGGCGGTTTAATTACAGATGTTGTCGGTTTTGCTTGCTCTACATACCGTCGCAGCAGTAATTATATTCGTATTCCTACTACCTTAATTGGATTAATTGATGCTAGTGTCGCCATTAAAGTAGCAGTTAATCATCGCAAGCTGAAAAACCGATTGGGTGCTTATCATGCTTCTCGTAAAGTTTTCCTAGATTTTTCCTTACTACGTACTCTACCTACAGACCAAGTGCGTAACGGGATGGCTGAGTTGGTAAAAATCGCTGTAGTTGCACATCAAGAAGTGTTTGAACTGTTGGAAAAGTATGGCGAAGAGTTACTACACACTCATTTTGGCAATATAGACGCAACTCCAGAGATTAAAGAAGTAGCTCATCGTTTGACCTATAAAGCTATCGAAAAGATGTTGGAGTTGGAAGTTCCCAACCTACACGAGTTAGACCTAGATAGAGTAATTGCTTACGGTCATACTTGGAGTCCTACATTGGAACTTGCGCCGCGTGTACCCATGTTCCACGGACACGCTGTCAATGTAGATATGGCTTTATCGGCAACGATCGCCGCACGTAGAGGTTACATTACAATTGCAGAACGCGATCGCATTTTAGGATTGATGAGTCGTGTTGGTTTATCCCTCGACCATCCCATGTTGGATGAAGAGTTGTTGTGGCGTGCTACTGAATCTATCACATTAACCCGTGATGGCTTATTAAGAGCCGCCATGCCAAAACCCATCGGTAGTTGCTTCTTCGTCAACGACCTAACCAGAGAAGAATTAGCAGCCGCACTAGCCGACCATAAAGAACTCTGCACTAAATATCCCCGTGGTGGTGAAGGCGTAGATGTCTATCCAGCTTATGAGAAAGAGTTAATTGGAAGTATCAGTTAA
- a CDS encoding heavy metal translocating P-type ATPase — MLYPQRFQQFTQEHADTLAALLCGMLLFLGWFALSLGWLGLALLLLPAAYVIGGYESAREGLTTLIKEKELDVDLLMIVAALGAAALGWWRREYHLIIDGATLILIFAISGALEGYAMRRTEKSIKSLMSLTPDTATIAHPAGEETIPISQLQVGDEIVVKPGELIPTDGIIVSGYSTINQAAITGESLPVEKTVGEEAFAGTLNGYGALRLKVHKPAASSLIQRVIRLVEQAQTEAPPSQQFIEGFERKYAKVIVIAGVLLATLPPFILGWDWETTIYRALTFLVVASPCALMAAIMPTLLSGIANGARQGILFKNGAQLEKIGKVRAIAFDKTGTLTTGQVQVSQVIPANNYTQANVLEIAAALESSSEHPIAQAIVCAANGLDWVRAVEVQAIPGQGITGTTNDQQAIMGNVAFIQQYVDNLPQELVEVAPSLEHEGKTVVWVAQEGSSNEYKVIGVIAIADMIRPEAVATISRLRKLGIEQIVMITGDNQRTAESVAQAVGIDQVFAELLPEDKLDVIRKLQQKYQTVAMVGDGINDAPALAQASVGIAMGVAGSDVALETADIVLMADRLEKIDVAMKLGRRSQAIVKQNIVIALGFIGLLLISNFLGNINLPIGVIGHEGSTVLVTLSGLRLLK; from the coding sequence ATGCTTTACCCACAACGTTTTCAGCAATTCACTCAAGAACACGCCGACACGCTAGCCGCCTTGCTTTGTGGGATGCTGCTGTTTTTAGGATGGTTCGCCTTGTCTTTGGGGTGGTTGGGGTTGGCGTTGCTGCTGTTACCTGCTGCTTATGTAATTGGTGGTTACGAAAGCGCCCGTGAGGGGCTAACGACGCTAATTAAGGAGAAGGAACTGGATGTCGATTTGCTGATGATTGTAGCTGCTCTTGGGGCAGCTGCTTTAGGTTGGTGGCGTAGGGAATATCATCTAATTATTGATGGGGCAACTTTGATTCTCATCTTTGCTATTAGTGGTGCATTGGAGGGTTACGCTATGCGCCGCACAGAAAAAAGTATCAAGAGCTTGATGAGTTTAACACCAGACACAGCTACCATCGCCCACCCAGCCGGGGAAGAAACTATTCCTATTAGTCAGTTACAGGTGGGTGATGAGATTGTTGTTAAGCCAGGTGAGCTAATTCCTACCGATGGTATCATTGTCTCTGGTTACAGCACTATCAATCAAGCAGCAATTACAGGTGAGTCTCTACCAGTGGAAAAGACGGTAGGCGAGGAAGCATTTGCTGGAACACTCAATGGTTATGGGGCGCTGAGGTTGAAGGTACACAAACCAGCCGCCAGTAGTTTGATTCAACGAGTCATTCGTCTAGTGGAACAAGCACAAACCGAAGCACCACCTTCTCAACAGTTTATTGAGGGTTTTGAGAGAAAGTATGCAAAGGTAATTGTCATTGCTGGGGTATTATTGGCAACCTTACCGCCTTTTATTTTGGGTTGGGACTGGGAAACTACAATTTACCGCGCGTTGACTTTTTTGGTGGTGGCTTCTCCCTGTGCGTTGATGGCGGCGATTATGCCTACTTTATTATCGGGTATTGCCAATGGTGCAAGACAGGGGATTTTGTTTAAGAATGGCGCACAGTTGGAGAAGATTGGTAAAGTCCGGGCGATCGCCTTCGATAAAACTGGTACTCTCACCACAGGACAAGTACAGGTATCTCAAGTAATTCCCGCCAATAATTATACACAAGCAAATGTGTTAGAAATAGCAGCCGCGTTAGAGTCATCTTCAGAACATCCCATTGCCCAAGCTATTGTTTGCGCTGCTAACGGCTTAGATTGGGTACGGGCAGTTGAGGTACAAGCGATACCAGGACAGGGTATTACAGGTACGACTAATGACCAACAAGCGATCATGGGGAATGTTGCTTTTATCCAGCAGTATGTAGATAATTTACCACAGGAGTTAGTAGAAGTAGCACCATCCTTGGAACATGAGGGGAAAACAGTTGTTTGGGTGGCGCAAGAGGGAAGCAGTAATGAGTATAAGGTCATTGGTGTGATTGCGATCGCGGATATGATTCGACCAGAAGCTGTTGCTACTATTTCCCGGCTGCGGAAGTTGGGTATAGAACAAATTGTCATGATTACGGGGGATAATCAACGCACTGCCGAGAGTGTGGCGCAAGCTGTAGGAATTGACCAAGTATTTGCCGAACTCTTACCAGAAGATAAGCTAGATGTAATTCGCAAGTTGCAGCAAAAGTATCAAACAGTAGCGATGGTAGGTGATGGTATAAACGATGCCCCAGCACTGGCGCAAGCATCCGTAGGTATTGCTATGGGTGTGGCTGGTAGCGATGTGGCTTTAGAAACCGCAGATATAGTATTGATGGCGGATAGATTAGAGAAGATTGATGTAGCGATGAAATTGGGCAGGCGATCGCAAGCGATCGTCAAACAAAATATAGTTATAGCCTTGGGGTTTATCGGTCTATTGTTAATCAGCAACTTCCTCGGCAATATCAACCTACCCATCGGCGTAATTGGTCATGAGGGTTCAACAGTTTTAGTTACCCTCAGTGGTCTACGGTTGCTGAAGTAG
- a CDS encoding pentapeptide repeat-containing protein, giving the protein MVSQSKYYSCSADLITAYLRGVDLSEANMSGAFLHSADLSQAILTKVKLTKADLFGVKSIGVNASEVDFSGSQMTGIDLTGANLSKANFNKANVFWGKFTNADLTNANLQEGLFAGATFTGAKLNQAQMHKAYLHAAELTQSNLNGAILTQSDLSAAVLVGANLNGVNLTGSNIKRANLTAADLGKTNLEAVNLAGADLTGANLTEAALIKADLTGAFVTDAALNRANLQQAILIGTRLSGSNLDGANLNDVVKTGTSLSPISEQPHEHTN; this is encoded by the coding sequence TTGGTAAGCCAATCAAAATATTATTCATGTAGCGCAGATTTGATTACAGCGTATTTACGTGGTGTAGACTTGAGTGAGGCAAATATGAGTGGAGCCTTTTTGCACTCAGCAGATTTAAGCCAAGCGATTTTAACAAAAGTAAAATTAACTAAAGCTGATTTGTTTGGAGTCAAATCAATAGGTGTGAATGCGAGTGAGGTGGACTTTAGCGGCAGTCAAATGACAGGGATTGATTTAACTGGGGCAAATTTAAGTAAAGCGAACTTCAATAAAGCAAATGTATTTTGGGGCAAATTTACTAACGCAGATTTGACTAATGCCAACTTACAGGAAGGGTTATTTGCTGGAGCAACTTTCACAGGAGCAAAGCTCAATCAGGCACAGATGCACAAAGCTTATCTTCATGCAGCAGAACTTACTCAGTCAAACTTAAACGGTGCAATTTTGACACAATCTGATCTGAGTGCGGCTGTGCTAGTTGGAGCGAATTTGAACGGTGTTAACTTGACTGGTTCCAATATCAAACGAGCCAACCTTACGGCGGCAGACTTAGGTAAGACTAACCTAGAGGCTGTTAATTTAGCTGGGGCAGACCTTACCGGCGCAAATCTCACTGAAGCCGCATTAATTAAGGCAGATTTAACTGGGGCATTTGTGACTGACGCAGCTTTAAACCGAGCCAATTTGCAACAAGCAATTCTCATCGGCACTAGACTCAGTGGTTCTAATTTGGATGGGGCAAATTTGAACGATGTTGTGAAGACTGGTACATCTTTATCGCCCATAAGTGAGCAACCACACGAACATACTAATTAA
- a CDS encoding DMT family transporter produces the protein MNERTIYLLAALAGGAILPVQVAINTLLRRYVSEPMQVTFISYLAGTLASLLICLVARYPLPVTTELAQTSWWMWIGGCLGTLYVWSTIFATPKIGAALALALTIAGQMIAALFLDHYGAIGLVKHTATPTRIAGVVLVVLGVSLVAYAKR, from the coding sequence ATGAACGAACGGACAATCTATCTTTTAGCAGCCCTGGCAGGTGGGGCTATCCTTCCAGTTCAAGTTGCCATCAATACCTTGCTACGGCGCTATGTGAGCGAACCTATGCAGGTGACATTTATATCCTACCTAGCAGGAACTTTAGCATCGCTCTTGATCTGCTTGGTTGCACGCTACCCACTTCCCGTTACAACTGAACTTGCTCAAACCTCTTGGTGGATGTGGATAGGCGGTTGTTTGGGTACGTTGTATGTCTGGTCAACTATCTTTGCTACCCCCAAAATTGGCGCAGCACTGGCACTAGCACTAACGATCGCCGGTCAGATGATAGCAGCCCTGTTTTTAGATCATTATGGAGCTATTGGACTAGTCAAACACACAGCCACTCCCACACGAATTGCAGGAGTGGTACTAGTGGTTTTAGGCGTTTCCCTAGTTGCCTATGCCAAACGGTAA
- a CDS encoding IS630 family transposase (programmed frameshift), producing the protein MGSRLRVFLTPKQDKILFNLRTADVPQKVKDRAEVIRLSAHGWYVEKIADHFDWTAQTVREVLHRWEKQGLEGLWEKAGRGGKSRWAEADMAFLEKCLEQEPRTYNSVQLAQKLEQERSVKLSPDWLRQVLKKGVIWKRTRKSHKGKQDKVLQQIKQADLEMLELSAAAGEIDLKYMDESGFCAWSEPSYSYYFRGQQKRLEQSKRRGRRLSIIGFLQPLISFVYGLVIGGVSRKSYIQMMELEALEAQKAGRIRVIVQDNGPIHRCKEVQQLWTKWEEMGLYIFFLPKYCSEMNPIELEWQHLKKNELASQSFEDELDLAYAVIDGVQNRGEKGNYSTQRVKFNSYSSA; encoded by the exons ATGGGCAGCCGTTTAAGGGTATTTCTGACTCCTAAGCAAGATAAAATTTTGTTCAACCTGAGAACGGCAGATGTACCCCAGAAAGTGAAAGACCGAGCCGAAGTGATCAGATTAAGCGCACATGGTTGGTACGTAGAGAAGATAGCAGATCACTTTGACTGGACTGCCCAAACAGTAAGAGAAGTTTTGCATAGATGGGAAAAACAAGGTCTAGAAGGACTGTGGGAGAAAGCAGGGCGGGGAGGAAAATCAAGGTGGGCAGAAGCTGACATGGCGTTCTTAGAAAAATGCTTGGAGCAAGAACCACGTACATATAATAGTGTTCAATTAGCCCAAAAATTAGAGCAAGAACGCTCCGTGAAATTGAGTCCTGACTGGTTAAGGCAGGTACTC AAAAAGGGGGTCATTTGGAAGCGAACTAGAAAAAGCCACAAAGGAAAGCAAGACAAAGTATTGCAGCAAATCAAACAGGCAGACTTAGAGATGTTGGAATTATCTGCTGCTGCTGGAGAAATCGATTTAAAGTATATGGATGAATCAGGGTTTTGTGCCTGGAGTGAACCCAGTTACAGTTACTACTTCCGAGGTCAGCAAAAACGCCTGGAGCAGAGTAAGCGTCGGGGTCGAAGGTTAAGTATTATTGGGTTTCTTCAACCCCTAATTAGTTTTGTGTACGGTCTAGTGATTGGTGGCGTTTCACGCAAATCCTATATTCAAATGATGGAGCTTGAAGCACTTGAAGCCCAAAAAGCAGGTCGTATCAGAGTCATCGTTCAGGACAACGGCCCGATACATCGGTGCAAAGAAGTTCAGCAATTATGGACAAAGTGGGAAGAGATGGGTTTGTACATCTTCTTTTTACCTAAATATTGCTCAGAGATGAATCCAATTGAATTGGAGTGGCAACACCTGAAAAAAAATGAACTAGCTTCTCAAAGTTTTGAGGATGAATTAGACCTTGCCTATGCTGTCATTGATGGAGTTCAAAATAGAGGAGAAAAGGGAAACTACAGTACGCAACGTGTAAAATTTAACTCTTATTCTTCTGCTTAA
- a CDS encoding antibiotic biosynthesis monooxygenase, whose product MKESINYIKQSSNPAPGVVAIAHCVKPGLEAAFEEALRGVTLAASTFPGYLGSNVLYPSTKRGLWQLIVRFDTPQHLQEWEESVICQGWIARAEALTVDDPQVIHVNSLEAWFALPEIPKSPPPPKWKTAIVSAVGLYPIISIMPTILRPITSGLPFWLANLVSICIMMPLMTWVVMPQVTRLFKGWLYPNK is encoded by the coding sequence ATGAAAGAGTCGATAAATTACATTAAACAATCGAGCAATCCTGCTCCTGGTGTTGTGGCGATCGCTCACTGTGTTAAACCAGGATTAGAAGCCGCTTTTGAAGAAGCTCTCCGAGGTGTGACTTTAGCCGCCAGCACTTTCCCTGGTTACTTGGGAAGTAATGTACTGTATCCCAGCACTAAACGCGGTTTATGGCAGCTAATTGTCAGATTTGATACTCCTCAACATCTGCAAGAATGGGAAGAATCAGTCATCTGTCAAGGTTGGATTGCGCGAGCCGAAGCCTTAACTGTAGATGATCCACAAGTGATTCATGTCAATAGTTTAGAGGCTTGGTTTGCCCTACCAGAAATCCCCAAGTCACCACCCCCGCCCAAATGGAAAACGGCGATTGTGAGTGCAGTCGGGCTTTATCCAATCATCTCCATCATGCCCACCATCCTCAGACCAATTACTAGCGGTTTACCTTTCTGGTTGGCTAATTTGGTGAGCATTTGTATTATGATGCCGTTGATGACTTGGGTAGTTATGCCCCAAGTGACTCGCCTGTTTAAGGGATGGCTTTATCCCAATAAGTAG
- a CDS encoding isochorismatase family protein, which translates to MNYSEKLTRDNCVVVLVDFLDGFFPGLKTINHDLLRKNAEAFTRLSKIFNLPTIMLGEEGGFRGKFFPEVVAHADHAIRVERHTPSAWDEPVFREKLAAIGRKKVLLGGISLDICTLQLAIDLLGAGYEPYVVVDVSGSDTTLNETAALLRLTQAGAVLVSWASVASEIMKDWQSPEGSAVGQLYQDFSYWGNRL; encoded by the coding sequence ATGAACTACAGCGAAAAACTCACCCGTGATAACTGTGTAGTCGTTCTTGTTGACTTTTTAGATGGCTTTTTTCCAGGTTTAAAAACGATTAATCATGACTTACTGCGGAAGAATGCCGAAGCATTTACACGGCTATCCAAAATCTTTAACCTGCCTACAATCATGTTGGGAGAAGAAGGGGGTTTTCGCGGTAAATTCTTTCCAGAAGTTGTTGCTCATGCCGACCATGCAATCCGCGTTGAACGCCATACCCCCAGTGCTTGGGATGAACCAGTTTTTCGGGAAAAACTAGCAGCAATTGGTCGTAAAAAGGTTTTGCTTGGTGGTATCTCTCTAGATATTTGTACACTCCAATTAGCTATAGATTTACTAGGGGCAGGTTATGAACCTTATGTAGTGGTTGATGTCTCTGGTTCTGACACTACTTTGAACGAAACGGCTGCTTTATTGCGTTTAACTCAAGCAGGTGCGGTTTTGGTATCTTGGGCTTCGGTGGCTTCAGAAATTATGAAAGATTGGCAAAGCCCAGAGGGGTCAGCTGTAGGTCAACTGTACCAAGACTTTAGTTATTGGGGTAATCGTTTATAA
- a CDS encoding antibiotic biosynthesis monooxygenase family protein codes for MSKITFVNIFTVQPGRQEDAFQRIHQIYTEVVKYQPGFLDAQLLKSDDGEKVTAIAHWESAAQIAALRQHPRFQALHDEEFYQAIAKVEPHVYSSAFEVFPI; via the coding sequence ATGAGTAAAATTACTTTCGTGAATATTTTCACTGTCCAACCTGGACGACAAGAAGATGCGTTCCAACGCATTCATCAAATTTATACCGAAGTGGTTAAGTATCAGCCTGGTTTTTTGGATGCACAATTGCTGAAAAGTGATGATGGTGAAAAAGTCACAGCTATTGCTCATTGGGAATCAGCAGCACAAATCGCCGCTTTGAGGCAGCACCCACGATTTCAAGCACTGCACGATGAGGAATTTTATCAAGCGATAGCTAAAGTTGAACCTCATGTTTACAGTAGTGCTTTTGAGGTGTTTCCTATTTAA